The genomic interval gGTGACTCCCGAGCCAGAGTCCCAAGGACATGGACGATTATTAGACAAGGACAAGGAGGGTGTTCCACGCAGAGGGAAAGAGCGGGATGTGGACAGGGTACTGCAAGCATTTGGTACTAGTGGAGAAGCATATGGCAGGGGGGCAGATGGGAGAGGACGACACCAGGGTGGAGTGGGGACCAGGGCGTGGAGACCCCAGTGCCAGGAAGAGTGACTGAGGCTGAGCTGCTAAGTCAGTTTCTCTAGGTGTGGATCTGGGTTGCTTGAATCCGTCCCCTGGGAGGAGCCAGCTACACTGCATATATCCTGAGCCCCCGCCAGGATCAGACGTTCTGTGGGAGGGGCCTGGAAATCTGCGGTTTTAACCAGTGCCTGAGGGATTGGAGTCAGAGCCGTTGCAGTGCAAGGTGGGGACCACCAAAGAGTTTTATACGAGGAGTTTGcttcatttgtgtatgtgtgtttcacTCGTGCTCCGTAGCGTAGCGCACTCCTGGAGATCACTGCTGAGCCTTGCATGTGGGAACTCTAGTCATTTTCAGGTTTCCTGGGGAAGTTTGTGGATTAGCCATAAACCACGCAAACCCTTCTGCAGGTGTTTGTTCATAACACGCATCATTGTTTTCCAGGAGGAAGTGGAACCCTCTGGGTGGGGCTCCGGGCCTGCTAGGTTTTTGTCGGGGAAGAAAAAGATGAGGTGGGGTCTGCCCTGGGCGAGAAGGTAATGCGTCTTGGTTTCCTGGTGTCCTTCCCAGGAACAGCAGCCAAGCTGGACGGACGACCTGCCGCTCTGCCACCTCTCTGGAGTTGGCTCAGCCTCCAACCGCAGCTACTCTGCTGATGGCAAGGGCACTGAGAGCCACCCACCAGAGGACAACTGGCTCAAGTTCAGGTGAGGGTGCTGGCAGCGCTCTCCTGGGCATCAGAAGTAGGTCTGCAAGCAAGAGAAAGCAGTTTTGCAGCTGTTTTCCGTGGGGCTTCCTGGTGAGATATGGCCCACGGGAGGTGGTGTCTGCTGCTGTCCCCTCCACATCTAGACGTTAGACCAGCTGAAGGCctgctgcagggggcatgggtatCCTAGAAGGTCGTGGCCGGAGTGCAATGATGGTTAAAGTGGGGGACCCACGTGGGCACCTGAAGCCACAGCTGCTGTGTCTTTTGTCTCCCCAatgcctttccctcctccccctcactCTGGAGCTGGCATCACTCTTCTGTGAGTGCCTGGTCTCAGGCCacctcctgccctctccctctgTCAGGAGTGAGAACAACTGCTTCCTGTACGGGGTCTTCAACGGCTACGATGGCAACCGGGTAACCAACTTCGTGGCCCAGCGGCTGTCCGCGGAGCTCCTGCTGGGCCAGCTCAGCGCCGAGCACACTGAGGCCGACGTGCGGCGGGTCCTGCTGCAGGTACTGGGGCTCGGGCTGGCTGGCCGTGGCTGAGTTCCCTGGGCCTCGGCCCTGCGGCTGCAGAGCCTGCGGTTAGCCCGGGGCTGGTCTGAAGACCTCGCTGGCTCCTTGTCTCTGCAGAAGAACCAGCTCTGGGAGCCTCTCCCAGCGGCAGGGGCACCCCACTTCCCAGGTGCGGGGCTGGGCAGCCAGCAGCAGTCCTTCCCCACGACTGGCAGGGTTGGCTCTGGACGAGATGCTCCTGGGGAAGGGGATAATGGACGTCACCTTGGACGTGGGGTGTGGTGGCAGTTGCTGAGCCCTGGCAGAAACAAGGTCGTTGAGGGTGATCCTCTCCCTCCGTGTGGCTCAGGCACTCAGCCGCTAGTCACTGCGggctccccaggccctgcctcctCACTCCCAGTTGGCTCGTGCTTGTTTGCCACTTTGGCGTTTCTGCTTGCTGCTGTTCTGGAGTTTTTCCTCCTGGCATCTCCTTTTGGAAGCAAGTCCAGGGGCACTTAGTTTTAGATGAGAAGTGTGGATTCCTCTTCCTCGAAAACAGCGCTCCCAGCCATTTTCCTGCCTTGGCACCTGAGGGCCCGGGCACCGGCCATGGCCTTAGGGCCCAGTGCCAGTGATTCTCAGCTGGTGCCCTTGGGAAAGGTGGCAGCGTGAGCTGTGTTGAGGGGCCCTCAGGATGTGGCAGTGACACTAGCTGTCACTGACCTAGACTTAGTCTGGGCCGGGCGCTGGGTGCTCGGGGTGGATACCCTCAGTCACTCTCAGAGCAGCACTTCGTCTGTTTCATCGATCCATGAGGAGGCCGCGCTGCCTGGCCGGCAAGTGCAGAGCTGGCTGTCGCCCTCAGGCAGCCTGACTGCAAGCCTGTGCTCCTCACCTCTCTGCCGCGTCCCGCCTCTCTGGTCGGCCTGCACTGCCACCTGGAAGGCACCAGCCCCGCGGGGCCGTCTTTATCAGACCTCGCTCTGCAGGAGCAGCAGTGCCTGGTGGTGCGCCGTGTGAAGCCCCATCACATGGTAACCTGCAGTTGATACAACTTGTTGCTGTTAATAGTGAGCATTTCAGCAGCAGATGACAGTGGTGTTTGAACTGGCCTTTGCCTCCTTGTCCTCTGCCTCCAGGCCTTCGATGTGGTGGAGAGGAGCTTCCTGGAGTCCATCGATGACGCATTGGCAGAGAAGGCGAGCCTCCAGTCCCAGCTGCCTGAGGTAACGTCCCCAGCCTGTGCCGCAGGAGAAGCAGATCAAGGTCCAGCTTTGCCAGGAGCAAGGACTCATCTGCCATGTCCCTCCCAGACCACTGATACAACTGGGGCAGAGCAGCAGGCGTTAGGGGACGGTTTCTGATGGGATGCGGGTGGCAATGGGTCTGCCCTCCTAGGGCCCTCCTTGGCTGGCTACGAGCAGCCGTACTCTGGGACTCCACTTGGGGTGGGCATAGGGTGTGAGAGAAGCTCCTTCCAGGTCGGTCCTCTGCTCGAATCTGTCCAGGCCTCGTTACCTGCCTGCTCACGTCACGCGCAGGTACCTTCAGGGCCGACGGGACGAGTTAGGTCACACCTGGCTCTGCTGAAAGAAGCCTGCCCTGGAGCTGCAGCCAGCTTCCTTCCCGGCCGGGCCTCAGATGCTCTCTCTTTAAGGGAGGGGAGGTTGGTGAGACGGTCTCCAAGGCCCGGCCTGCTCTGACCGCCGATGATGGCTTCTAGGGCGTCCCTCAGCACCAGCTGCCTCCTCAGTATCAGAAGATCCTCGAAAGACTCAAGACGTTGGAGAAGGAGATTTCGGGAGGAGCCATGGCCGTGGTGGCGGTCCTTCTCAACAACAGGCTCTATGTCGCCAATGTCGGTGAGCCACCTGCCTGTCCCAAGACGGGAGAGCAGGGGAGAAGGTCAGCCTCGGGATCCGTGTGTCCTTTGGGCGGTCTGCTTCCCAGACACGGAAGACCTCCACCTCGAGCGTCCTGAGACCACTTAAGAGTTTCCCGTTAACCCCATAGGACGTCTCAGTCCCAGCCCGGGGCATTTGAAGTACCTGCTGAGAGGCTGGTGTCCCGGCTTGAGTCCCCCCTGTGCCCCTAACTGGCTTGTGGCCTTGGGGAGTTGTGTCCTCTCTCTGGGCTACCTCAGTGGCTTCCTTGTCTGGAAGAGGTTGCCCGGCTGTGGAAGACCCACTTGGCATGAAGGGCGGCAAGATGGGCTGGGTGTGGGCTGGAGGGTGAGAGGTCACAGGGACGTTTGGATTTGTAGGTGAAGAAGGGCCATGTGGGAGCTCGAGAAGGTGGTGCCCTCAGGGTGCAGTTTACTGCAGGGGCTCTGGAGAGACCCCACTGATACGgtccctcttctcttcctcctttccttaagATTTCGTtatggaaaaaattcaaaactgtaaTAAACAGCAGAGTGAAGAGCATTTAATGAACTGCTGTgtgcccatcccccagccccagcaTCCTTCCCCCGGCCAGCCTCTGGGGCTTCACCTACAGCCCTCTGTCCCCGCGTTGTTGTTGAGCAAACCCAGACATTGTGTCGTGCTATCTGTAAATATTGCAGTGTGGCTCCTTAGAGAAAAGGTCTCTTATTAAAATCCTAATCGTAACTGTCCTCGGATGTCACTGGAAAAGTTTAACCTAATTCCTTAATATTATCAGCTCTCCCTGACTGGTGACTGGCTCCAGTGGTCTGAGCCTATTTTCTTTGCTCATTTCAAGGATTTCCATGTGTGAGATGcttgccttttctctcttttctcaacGTGTCCTGTTCTTCGCTGTGCTCTCCGTCTTCGCTCAGCTGCTCAAATTCTCCTGCAGGTACGAACCGTGCACTTTTATGCAAATCCACGGTGGATGGTCTGCAGGTGACACAGTTGAACGTGGACCACACCACAGAGAATGAGGACGAGCTCTTCCGGCTCTCACAGCTGGGTGAGTGGGGGGCGGGGCCTGGTGGCTCGCCCTGTGCCTTCTGTTGGCCATGTAGAGAGAGGCATGAAGTGGACGGGCTGTGACCTTGGGCTTGGGACCAGCCTGCCTGgggttgaatcccagctctgacacttacTGGTTGGTGATTTTGGAACTTACTCaagttttctgtgcctcagtttccccttctgtgtaATGAGGATAATAGTAACACTTACCTCAGGGTGCTGTGAGGATTGAAAGAGTTATTACATGTGAAATGCTTCCAGGAGTCTCTGGTATGCACTGTTATTGGTGGAGACTGAGAGGCCAAAGAAGTCCTGGGGCTCCAGCTGCCGCCATGGCCACCCCGTCCCTTCCCTGGGAGCCCAGGCTGCAGAGGGAGCTGAGCTGGGCGGTGCTGGATCTGCTGTCCCGCAGGGGGGGACTCAGCCACGGCTGTTCTGATGGGGATGGGGGCTGAGGACACTGGGGGACTTTGGGCTCACTGCCCTCCAGGGTGCCTGCTATGATCTCACTTCCTGTTCAGTGCCTTGTTTTTGTGGATAGGTCTGTATCCCCttcttttggttcttctttatgaaCAAACTCTGAGGTTGTCGTGTTGTTCTTCCTCTGGTAGGTTTGGATGCAGGAAAGATCAAGCAAGTGGGGGTCATCTGTGGGCAGGAGAGCACCAGGCGCATTGGGGATTACAAGGTCAAATACGGCTACACTGACATCGACCTACTCAGGTGAGTGGCCGGCCCAGCTGCCCCCATTTGTAAGACCAGAGGCCTGGGGCAGATGCAGATTTTAGGCTCTAGGAACAAAAGGTACAGTTGAGGTAGTATGGAGCCCAAGGAGATTCTTTCGTTCTCCCAGAGAGGTTGGTGTGGGGCAGGCCCTGGACCCAGCAGGCCAGGAGTTGGGGTCCTGTAGAGCTAGGCTGGCAAGGGGTTAGGTGGGGAGCTGGGCCAAAGCCAAGGGCAGCAACCAGTGCCACAGGACCTGGCAGGAGAGGCCAGAGTTGGCATGAGCTGCCTGGTGTGGATAGAGACAGACCGAAGGCCTGTTGGTCGGTACTGTCATGGCTGGGGCCAGGGCGGGGCTGCCAGATGGGTTGTCCCTTCTGGATGCCACCCACTGCTCATAGCAAACAGACGATGATAATAACGTGAGCCTTCATCCAAGCCCGCGTGCAGTTTTTTACATCCGTTGTCTTATTCAGTCCTCAGGCCCTATGAGGTGGGTGCTGTTATTGCCCCAAAGGTATTTTCgtatgaggaaactgacacatgCAGACACTAGATAGCCTGCCTGGTCTCAGGGCTGATAGTGGGCTTAGGcaagacttgaacccaggcaggctgAATTCAGAGCTTGTGTCCTGAACTACGGCGACCCTGTATGCGagaacactgtgtgtgtgtgtgtgtgatgcccATCTTGTGTCTTAGAAAACATGTGTAACGGCTCCTTACCCTCACaagttttaaataattacatttgGAACCTTTTGTCTCTAATTTGTCGGGTTCTGTTTGCTTTATGGAAAGGTCCATCTATGATTTAAAACAATTCAAACAGTGCCCAGGATATGCAGTGAAAAGTGaatcttcctcccaccccaagCCCAGACTCCTTCCTCAGAAGCTGCTAGTTTCTGAGGTATCCTGCCCTGGAGTTTCTGTGTACATGCGCGCATGTGTGTGCGCGCCGCCTGCCCTGTGCATGGCGCGTGcttgttgggggtggggagggagcaagCTGCTTTTTCAAAACACCCACAAATGCTAGCATTCCGCGCCCAGTGTTGTGCACCTCACTTTTTTCAGTATAGGCACCCACTCCTCCATTCCTGCTCACCTACAATTTAGGCTGGCAGCATTCTTGGTAACAGTTGCTAGGATTCCAGTGTGTAGCTGTCAGCGCTCACCTAACCTGCCCCTACTGATGGACCGACCTTCAGGATGTTGCCAGACTCACTCTTTCAAATCCTGTTGCCAGGAACATCTTCTCATCCCTgccctgtgtgcatgtgtgcatgctgGAGCTTCCCGACATTGAGCAGCTCTGATGGTGCGTCAGTTCACAGTCCCTCTGCAGCTAGAGTGTATGTGGGGCCTGGGTCAGCTTGGAGGAGCCCAAGAGGAGTGGGCTTTTAAAAGAGAACCCACCCCTCTGGctgtcccaccctccccctgccaccccccggCTCTGTGGACAGGAAATGCGGAGTGGGACCAGGATTGGGCATTTGACCTTGGCCGTTGTGACCCCAGCCTCCCTCTGGCTTTCTTGGCCCTCTGAGCTTTATTTTAAGAGCTGCCCTCAGAAGACAGGtctgtttttctggttttctctctcctctcctccttttcctcttgtcagatgtgtgttttattttacattctggGTGTAGAGTCTTCTCACCGGAATAAATGTCCCCAGGGGGCCATTCCAAGCACAGCTGTCCCCTCTGCTCTCTTCCCACAGCGCCGCCAAGTCCAAGCCCATCATCGCGGAGCCTGAAATCCACGGTGCACAACCCCTGGATGGGGTGACTGGCTTCCTGGTGCTGATGTCCGAGGGGCTGTACAAGGCCCTGGAGGCAGCCCACGGGCCTGGGCAGGCCAACCAGGTGAGCTGGGCCCGAGGAGAGCACGGCTGGCCAGCCTGCACGGTGGCATGCTCCCCAGAGCTCTGATTCTCACGTGCTTTCCCCAGACATCTTCTCTGGGTTCAAAGTTGGGGGAAGAAAAAGCCCAGAGTTCCAAGAACACCCATCCTACCCAAAAGCTTTGCTCATCTGGGCTTGAAGCAGTGTCAGTCTCCAGGGCGCTGAGCAAAGCCTAAGGGAAGAGGGTGAGGGAAATGAATTTACACAGGCACACGTGGCTCTGGAGACTGTCTGGGAAG from Balaenoptera ricei isolate mBalRic1 chromosome 10, mBalRic1.hap2, whole genome shotgun sequence carries:
- the TAB1 gene encoding TGF-beta-activated kinase 1 and MAP3K7-binding protein 1 isoform X2: MDDLLKMEQQPSWTDDLPLCHLSGVGSASNRSYSADGKGTESHPPEDNWLKFRSENNCFLYGVFNGYDGNRVTNFVAQRLSAELLLGQLSAEHTEADVRRVLLQAFDVVERSFLESIDDALAEKASLQSQLPEGVPQHQLPPQYQKILERLKTLEKEISGGAMAVVAVLLNNRLYVANVGTNRALLCKSTVDGLQVTQLNVDHTTENEDELFRLSQLGLDAGKIKQVGVICGQESTRRIGDYKVKYGYTDIDLLSAAKSKPIIAEPEIHGAQPLDGVTGFLVLMSEGLYKALEAAHGPGQANQEIAAMIDTEFAKQTSLDSVAQAVVDRVKRIHSDTFASGGERAKFCPRHEDMTLLVRNFGYPLGEMSQAAPSPAPAAGGRVYPVSVPYSSAQSTSKTSVTLSLVMPSQGQLVNGAHSASTLDEATPTLTNQSPTLTLQSTNTHTQSSSSSSDGGLFRSRPAHSLPPGEDGRVEPYVDFAEFYRLWSVDHGEQSVVTAP
- the TAB1 gene encoding TGF-beta-activated kinase 1 and MAP3K7-binding protein 1 isoform X1, with translation MAAQRRSLLQNEQQPSWTDDLPLCHLSGVGSASNRSYSADGKGTESHPPEDNWLKFRSENNCFLYGVFNGYDGNRVTNFVAQRLSAELLLGQLSAEHTEADVRRVLLQAFDVVERSFLESIDDALAEKASLQSQLPEGVPQHQLPPQYQKILERLKTLEKEISGGAMAVVAVLLNNRLYVANVGTNRALLCKSTVDGLQVTQLNVDHTTENEDELFRLSQLGLDAGKIKQVGVICGQESTRRIGDYKVKYGYTDIDLLSAAKSKPIIAEPEIHGAQPLDGVTGFLVLMSEGLYKALEAAHGPGQANQEIAAMIDTEFAKQTSLDSVAQAVVDRVKRIHSDTFASGGERAKFCPRHEDMTLLVRNFGYPLGEMSQAAPSPAPAAGGRVYPVSVPYSSAQSTSKTSVTLSLVMPSQGQLVNGAHSASTLDEATPTLTNQSPTLTLQSTNTHTQSSSSSSDGGLFRSRPAHSLPPGEDGRVEPYVDFAEFYRLWSVDHGEQSVVTAP
- the TAB1 gene encoding TGF-beta-activated kinase 1 and MAP3K7-binding protein 1 isoform X3 → MAAQRRSLLQNEQQPSWTDDLPLCHLSGVGSASNRSYSADGKGTESHPPEDNWLKFRSENNCFLYGVFNGYDGNRVTNFVAQRLSAELLLGQLSAEHTEADVRRVLLQAFDVVERSFLESIDDALAEKASLQSQLPEGVPQHQLPPQYQKILERLKTLEKEISGGAMAVVAVLLNNRLYVANVGTNRALLCKSTVDGLQVTQLNVDHTTENEDELFRLSQLGLDAGKIKQVGVICGQESTRRIGDYKVKYGYTDIDLLSAAKSKPIIAEPEIHGAQPLDGVTGFLVLMSEGLYKALEAAHGPGQANQEIAAMIDTEFAKQTSLDSVAQAVVDRVKRIHSDTFASGGERAKFCPRHEDMTLLVRNFGYPLGEMSQAAPSPAPAAGGRVYPVSVPYSSAQSTSKTSVTLSLVMPSQGQLVNGAHSASTLDEATPTLTKARP